The following coding sequences are from one Myxococcales bacterium window:
- a CDS encoding RNA-binding protein, whose translation MGTRLFVGNLSYNVTEQELRDTFTNEGVQLRSIRVALDRETGRPRGFAFVEAATDADAQKAREALSGRLLQGRAIVVEEAQERPAGPRRPGGPPGPGGPGGPGGPGPGRPGGFGGGYRGGPGGPGGGGGGYGGGPGGFGPGGGGGGGYGPGGGGGGGYGGGGYRPGPGRGPGAPGEPYRRDPFAQEPPPPPQDDARGPGFLSRDEDEEARKAKKASKKEVKKRSNRPQEKERGNWRWNGMVDED comes from the coding sequence ATGGGTACCCGTCTTTTCGTTGGGAACCTCTCCTACAACGTTACCGAGCAGGAGCTGCGAGACACCTTCACAAACGAAGGTGTCCAACTGCGAAGCATTCGTGTGGCGCTCGATCGTGAGACCGGGCGACCACGAGGTTTTGCGTTCGTGGAGGCAGCCACCGACGCCGACGCGCAAAAGGCGCGTGAGGCCCTCTCGGGACGTCTGCTTCAAGGTCGTGCCATCGTGGTCGAGGAGGCGCAGGAGCGGCCCGCGGGTCCTCGACGCCCGGGCGGCCCTCCTGGACCGGGAGGTCCCGGCGGCCCGGGTGGTCCGGGTCCCGGGCGGCCAGGCGGATTCGGAGGTGGCTACCGGGGTGGGCCGGGGGGCCCGGGTGGTGGCGGAGGAGGCTACGGAGGGGGTCCTGGCGGCTTCGGGCCTGGTGGGGGCGGCGGCGGGGGCTATGGCCCCGGCGGCGGCGGCGGGGGTGGGTACGGCGGGGGTGGGTATCGGCCGGGCCCGGGACGAGGTCCTGGAGCCCCCGGCGAGCCTTACCGGCGTGACCCATTTGCGCAGGAACCTCCCCCTCCTCCCCAGGATGACGCCCGCGGTCCGGGTTTCCTCTCGCGGGACGAGGACGAAGAAGCCCGCAAAGCCAAGAAGGCTTCCAAGAAGGAGGTCAAGAAGCGCTCCAACCGGCCGCAAGAAAAAGAACGCGGCAACTGGCGTTGGAATGGCATGGTGGACGAGGACTAG
- a CDS encoding RluA family pseudouridine synthase, with product MTADPRFPTDGTEVESDGAEEDVLEGTAASWAAAEGSAPADVISLRIPVPPMCDGWRLDHFLKWRIDRLSRTKVQAIIDTQIRFADGRKARPSARVRSGELVHLERPAPIEPEVPRYFDVLAEDEHFIAIDKPAGLPMHTTAKFWRNTLTALLRERYPDEPIQLCHRIDRETSGVLLLARHARAASSLKKAFANRRVKKSYLALVHGRVEADLGLIDAPLGLLDTPTHLMMGVVNEGLEARTRFHVRERFRHHTFVGAEPETGRQHQIRVHFAHLGHPLVGDKLYRAGEKAFMAYCDGGMTDELLALFDGLPRQALHAHRLSFPHPAAGELVTVESPIPADLTAYMQTL from the coding sequence ATGACCGCAGATCCCCGCTTCCCCACCGACGGTACGGAGGTGGAGTCTGACGGCGCCGAGGAGGACGTCCTGGAAGGCACCGCCGCCTCGTGGGCAGCCGCCGAGGGCTCTGCCCCGGCCGACGTCATTTCCCTGCGGATCCCCGTTCCACCCATGTGTGACGGGTGGCGCCTCGACCACTTCCTCAAATGGCGCATCGACCGGCTCTCGCGCACGAAGGTGCAAGCCATCATCGACACGCAGATCCGCTTCGCGGACGGGCGAAAAGCCCGCCCCAGCGCCCGGGTGCGCTCGGGCGAACTCGTGCACCTGGAACGTCCTGCCCCCATCGAACCCGAGGTCCCGCGGTACTTCGATGTTTTGGCCGAAGACGAGCACTTCATTGCCATCGACAAGCCAGCCGGACTCCCGATGCACACCACCGCCAAGTTCTGGCGGAACACCCTGACCGCGCTGCTGCGGGAACGCTACCCCGACGAGCCGATTCAGCTCTGTCACCGCATCGATCGCGAGACATCGGGTGTTCTGTTGCTGGCGAGGCATGCGCGCGCGGCCTCGAGCCTAAAAAAAGCGTTTGCGAATCGGCGGGTCAAGAAGAGCTACCTTGCCCTCGTTCACGGACGCGTCGAAGCCGACCTGGGCTTGATCGACGCCCCGCTGGGGCTGCTCGACACCCCGACCCACTTGATGATGGGCGTGGTGAACGAGGGGCTCGAAGCCCGCACCCGTTTTCACGTCCGTGAGCGGTTTCGGCACCATACCTTCGTGGGCGCCGAGCCGGAAACGGGACGCCAGCATCAGATCCGGGTTCACTTCGCGCACCTTGGGCACCCACTCGTGGGAGACAAGCTTTACCGCGCCGGTGAAAAAGCGTTCATGGCTTATTGTGATGGTGGCATGACCGACGAGCTGCTGGCGCTCTTCGACGGCCTGCCCCGCCAGGCGCTGCACGCACACCGGTTGAGCTTCCCCCACCCTGCCGCCGGCGAGCTCGTCACGGTGGAAAGCCCCATTCCCGCTGACCTGACGGCGTACATGCAAACCCTCTAG
- a CDS encoding integration host factor subunit beta: MKKADLVDSVARQHNFARPQVETIVDATLEAVAAAMEQGERIDFRGFGAFLVKEAKARTARNPRTGEAITIDAKRVPTFRPGKELKDRINKPQSE, encoded by the coding sequence ATGAAAAAAGCAGATCTCGTCGACTCGGTGGCCCGCCAACACAACTTTGCGAGGCCCCAGGTCGAGACGATTGTCGACGCAACCCTCGAGGCCGTGGCCGCCGCGATGGAGCAAGGTGAGAGAATCGATTTTCGCGGCTTTGGTGCTTTCCTCGTCAAGGAAGCAAAGGCGCGTACGGCGCGTAACCCTCGCACGGGCGAGGCGATCACGATCGATGCGAAGCGGGTGCCGACGTTCCGCCCCGGCAAAGAGCTGAAAGACCGGATCAACAAGCCGCAATCCGAGTAA
- a CDS encoding CDP-alcohol phosphatidyltransferase family protein, producing the protein MFAAIADAYRRTRKPVDLVFNRYVARPLAAVLVVAVASTRLTPNQLTFGSLGLFVIAAAGVVLLPSHEGLIASVALLELSYVVDMADGQLARYRGTSSPVGAHLDYMADELKALLLVAACAVRLWQPASEPRWLLEGLLGAVTVATAVTLTSFLRRPEVVSTAGALAAPAAGDYGQGLPTTQGPVRGSGLARAARALEAVGKFVVHYPTYLWAVALLDRLDLFLHAYIFMNLAYAGRCLLLTLWRLGRLAPKT; encoded by the coding sequence ATGTTCGCCGCGATCGCCGACGCTTACCGCCGAACCCGCAAGCCCGTTGATCTGGTCTTCAACCGCTACGTGGCACGGCCGCTCGCCGCGGTGCTCGTGGTGGCCGTTGCGAGCACCCGCCTGACCCCGAACCAACTGACGTTCGGCTCTCTTGGTCTTTTCGTGATCGCGGCAGCGGGCGTGGTGCTCCTGCCAAGTCACGAGGGCCTCATCGCCAGCGTGGCGCTGCTCGAGCTCTCCTATGTGGTCGACATGGCCGACGGTCAGCTGGCGCGGTATCGAGGCACCTCGTCTCCCGTGGGCGCCCACCTCGATTACATGGCCGACGAGCTCAAGGCCCTCCTGCTGGTCGCGGCGTGCGCCGTGCGGCTGTGGCAGCCTGCGAGCGAGCCCCGGTGGTTGCTCGAAGGGCTGCTCGGAGCGGTGACGGTCGCGACCGCGGTCACGCTGACCTCGTTTCTGAGGCGCCCCGAGGTGGTCAGCACCGCCGGCGCTCTCGCGGCCCCCGCAGCGGGCGACTATGGGCAGGGCCTGCCCACGACCCAAGGGCCCGTGCGCGGGAGCGGTCTGGCGCGGGCTGCCCGGGCCCTCGAGGCCGTGGGCAAGTTCGTGGTTCATTACCCGACCTACCTTTGGGCGGTGGCCCTGCTGGACCGCCTCGACCTTTTCCTGCATGCGTACATCTTCATGAATTTGGCCTACGCGGGCCGCTGCCTCCTACTCACCCTCTGGCGTCTCGGACGCCTCGCCCCCAAAACATGA
- a CDS encoding AgmX/PglI C-terminal domain-containing protein, whose product MKGFVGFLLGASLASAGWYYFVFLRPAVPERTEEARVEPAAEPAAPKRIRRTRRRARQVVENPNQPGGSDSTFEEEVPQRQLTAAELRPQARGDNLSRPDVLHLDMGSGDELPELEQSDIDDRFRARQEAILDCIETARPDPSTYVPGQVSIQFRIQRNGQVRGVRVEAPAILQQGGLYGCVKDVVMGLKFPASRGSQVVTYPFALS is encoded by the coding sequence ATGAAGGGGTTCGTTGGCTTTTTACTGGGCGCGTCGCTTGCCTCCGCGGGCTGGTACTACTTCGTGTTCCTTCGGCCTGCAGTACCGGAACGGACGGAGGAGGCACGGGTCGAGCCCGCGGCCGAGCCCGCAGCGCCCAAGCGCATCCGACGGACCCGTCGCAGGGCACGTCAGGTGGTAGAAAACCCAAACCAGCCGGGTGGGTCTGACTCCACTTTTGAGGAAGAGGTCCCCCAACGGCAGCTCACGGCGGCCGAGCTTCGGCCTCAGGCCCGGGGAGACAACCTCTCCCGTCCCGACGTGTTGCACCTGGACATGGGCAGCGGCGATGAGCTCCCGGAGTTGGAACAGTCCGACATCGACGACCGGTTTCGGGCGCGGCAAGAGGCCATCCTCGACTGTATCGAGACGGCCCGGCCCGATCCCTCGACCTACGTGCCCGGCCAGGTGAGCATCCAGTTTCGGATCCAGCGCAATGGTCAGGTGCGGGGGGTGCGGGTCGAAGCGCCTGCCATCTTGCAGCAAGGCGGCCTTTACGGGTGCGTCAAGGACGTGGTCATGGGTCTGAAATTCCCGGCCTCGCGGGGCAGCCAGGTGGTGACCTATCCCTTTGCGCTCAGCTGA